A window of Psychroflexus sp. ALD_RP9 contains these coding sequences:
- a CDS encoding 3-hydroxyanthranilate 3,4-dioxygenase, giving the protein MSIAQPFNLKQWINENRSLLKPPVGNKNLYKDAGDYIVMIVGGPNARKDYHYNETEELFYQLEGEIEVHIQENGHKKTMKLGPDDMYLHPAKVPHSPVRKEGSIGLVIERKRKHLNINDGLLWFCDNCNHKLHEVYFPLNDIEQDFLKHFKNFYTNKELRTCDQCGEVMPVDERFIA; this is encoded by the coding sequence ATGAGTATAGCCCAACCTTTTAATTTAAAACAATGGATAAACGAAAACCGGTCACTTTTAAAACCACCTGTCGGAAACAAAAATTTATACAAAGATGCTGGTGACTATATTGTAATGATTGTAGGTGGCCCAAATGCTCGTAAAGATTATCATTATAATGAAACCGAAGAGTTATTTTACCAATTAGAAGGCGAGATTGAAGTCCATATTCAAGAAAACGGACACAAAAAAACAATGAAACTAGGTCCTGATGACATGTACTTACATCCTGCTAAAGTACCTCACTCACCTGTAAGAAAAGAAGGCTCAATTGGTTTAGTCATCGAACGCAAACGCAAACACTTAAATATTAATGATGGTTTACTTTGGTTTTGCGACAATTGCAACCACAAATTACACGAGGTATATTTTCCACTTAATGACATTGAACAAGATTTTCTTAAACACTTTAAAAACTTTTATACGAATAAAGAGTTAAGAACTTGCGACCAATGCGGTGAAGTTATGCCGGTTGATGAACGCTTCATTGCTTAA
- a CDS encoding patatin-like phospholipase family protein, with translation MTSKILLLSFFLSWVSYAFQPKNIKLPTNDTLKVGLVLSGGGAKGLAHIGVLKKIEAAGLRIDYIGGTSMGAIVGGLYASGFSANQLDSIFRNTNFQKLIQDELPRESMTFFEKQEAERYALKLNFDRFQLKLPSGISKGQNIYNLLAQLTARLQTKDFTKLPIPFYCVVTNIETGKAEVLDRGNLAEAISASGSIPTLFQPVQIGNQIYVDGGVLNNYPVEEMKRRGANFIIGVDVQDSLMTRENLKSGLDIFTQVNNFRTINVMAPKRQLTDLYIQPDIDEFTVLSFEDGDKIIQKGEEVGLQFLPAFQKIAARQDGKNPYHSISIIDSLKVSSIAIESNSAYPRSYITGKLNFPTDEKMTFKRLNTGLNNLSATDNFRKIHYNLEEIDSAFALHLKVYDNNTNAYLRFSAHYDELYKTSVLVNYTKKSLFFENDHSSLDLILGDNLRYNFNYYIDKGKYWSIGFNSRYNRFADDVNFEFIQQNSTIQNADINSLRLLVEDFTNKLFIQTRIHNNTIFGVGAEFKHLEASTNTLIPDEDSATGNDEFVTQIENQDLTSVYTYFKHDSFDSKYFPKKGLFSEIKYNLYLPIVDNYSEFSIFNANIGVAFPLVSKLSAYFSLEGGSTIGSDNVGGLNFYLGGYGNETINNFRPFFGYDFFTISANSYLKSTFKLDYEFIKKNHLLGYVNYANADNNLYNSTDWFDTPEFSGYALGYGVETIIGPINLICSYSPEVNKTEWYISLGYWF, from the coding sequence ATGACATCAAAAATTCTTTTATTAAGTTTTTTTCTCAGTTGGGTAAGTTATGCTTTTCAGCCGAAAAACATCAAACTACCCACTAATGATACCTTAAAAGTTGGCTTAGTTTTAAGTGGCGGTGGTGCTAAAGGTTTAGCGCATATTGGTGTTTTAAAAAAAATTGAAGCGGCTGGCTTACGCATCGACTACATCGGTGGTACAAGCATGGGCGCCATCGTCGGCGGTTTATATGCGTCAGGTTTTTCTGCAAATCAGCTTGACTCTATTTTTAGAAATACAAATTTTCAAAAACTAATACAAGATGAATTACCACGTGAATCGATGACGTTTTTTGAAAAGCAAGAAGCCGAACGTTATGCTTTAAAACTCAATTTTGATCGTTTTCAATTGAAGTTGCCCTCAGGAATATCAAAAGGACAAAATATTTACAACTTGCTTGCTCAGCTAACAGCACGCCTTCAAACCAAAGATTTCACAAAACTGCCGATTCCATTTTACTGTGTGGTTACCAATATAGAAACTGGCAAAGCTGAGGTTTTAGATCGCGGTAACTTGGCTGAAGCGATTTCAGCAAGTGGCTCTATACCAACCTTATTTCAACCGGTACAAATTGGTAATCAAATTTATGTTGATGGTGGTGTCCTTAATAACTATCCTGTCGAAGAAATGAAAAGGCGAGGAGCAAACTTCATCATAGGCGTTGATGTACAAGATAGTTTAATGACACGCGAAAACCTAAAAAGCGGACTCGATATTTTTACACAAGTTAATAACTTCAGAACAATCAATGTTATGGCGCCAAAACGCCAATTAACTGATTTGTATATTCAACCAGATATAGATGAGTTTACAGTTTTGTCTTTTGAAGATGGCGATAAAATTATACAAAAAGGGGAAGAAGTCGGACTTCAGTTTTTACCAGCATTTCAAAAAATTGCTGCTCGTCAAGATGGTAAAAATCCGTATCATTCAATCTCAATTATCGATAGTTTGAAGGTGAGTTCAATTGCTATTGAAAGTAATTCGGCATACCCAAGAAGTTATATCACAGGTAAGTTAAACTTCCCAACCGATGAAAAAATGACATTTAAGCGTTTAAATACAGGTTTAAATAACTTATCTGCTACTGATAATTTTAGAAAAATTCATTACAACTTAGAGGAAATTGATTCTGCTTTTGCATTACATTTAAAAGTTTATGACAACAATACTAATGCTTACTTGCGTTTTAGTGCCCATTATGATGAGCTATACAAAACATCAGTTTTGGTTAATTACACTAAAAAAAGTTTGTTTTTTGAAAACGACCACAGCTCTTTAGATTTAATCTTGGGTGATAATTTACGCTATAACTTCAACTATTATATAGACAAAGGAAAGTATTGGAGTATTGGTTTTAATTCACGTTACAATCGTTTTGCGGATGATGTTAATTTTGAATTTATTCAGCAAAACTCAACTATACAAAATGCTGATATTAATTCGCTTAGACTATTAGTTGAAGACTTTACCAATAAATTGTTTATACAAACACGTATCCACAATAATACAATTTTTGGGGTAGGTGCTGAATTTAAACATCTTGAGGCTTCGACCAATACGTTAATTCCAGATGAAGATTCTGCCACAGGCAATGATGAATTTGTGACTCAAATTGAAAATCAAGATTTAACTAGTGTTTACACCTATTTTAAGCATGATAGTTTTGACAGTAAATACTTCCCGAAAAAAGGTTTGTTTTCTGAAATTAAATACAACTTATATTTGCCAATAGTGGACAATTATAGCGAGTTTAGTATTTTTAATGCTAATATCGGTGTAGCATTTCCGTTAGTTTCAAAGCTTAGTGCTTATTTTTCATTAGAAGGTGGTAGCACGATTGGGAGCGATAATGTTGGTGGTTTAAATTTTTATCTAGGAGGTTATGGTAATGAAACCATTAATAACTTTAGACCATTTTTTGGGTATGATTTTTTTACTATTTCAGCTAACTCTTACTTAAAATCAACTTTTAAACTTGATTATGAGTTTATTAAAAAAAATCATCTTTTAGGTTATGTAAATTATGCTAATGCAGATAATAATTTGTATAACTCTACAGATTGGTTTGATACGCCAGAGTTTTCAGGTTATGCGCTTGGCTATGGTGTCGAAACTATTATAGGTCCTATTAATTTAATTTGTTCATATTCACCTGAAGTTAACAAAACCGAGTGGTATATCAGTTTAGGTTACTGGTTTTAA